Part of the Pieris napi chromosome 23, ilPieNapi1.2, whole genome shotgun sequence genome is shown below.
GACAAACGATTATTACTGATATTTCTTTACACCcgtatgaaaataataaaatgcaaaaatattCTACGGAATGATAACTATGAATTTCTATCAAACAATAACTTTGTTCATAAAACTGCTCTGTTGTGAcgaaagttgtttttttttaaagacaattcacaccaattgacctagtcccatgctaagctggtgaagcttgtgttatgggtactaggcaacggatatacatacatattatagatagatagacatataaatacatatttaaacacccaagacctaagcacaacaccaaacgctcatcacatcgatgttcgtctaagccggggatcgaatccgggacccatggattcgcagtcaggggtactaaccactagaccaaagAGTCGTCAAATTATGgtgcaggtgattttgcgctatggatattcttaatattcctattaaccatattccgcgatagcttaaacaagtcaaggcttaaatattgttCGTTGTATGtcattataaaatactgtgatgtgaatgaatgaatatgaataccaatgagtcgtcaaatttgataaatgttttgttgtaatatttatttattgtaaacatGACAACAGCTCGGCTCTAAATGCACTTCAACGTTAGCCTAAAGTAaccttatttttaaactaaactacttctttaagtaaataaaatctttaaagtCGATAAAACGATAGTCGTTAAAAGTCGGCAAACTCCTCTTCATATAAGCACACGGGGCTCTCCTTAACTTTCTCGTCATCGTAATTTTCAAAGTACGACGTGTCTCCCGGTGATCGTATTTTGGGCACAAACGGTGCTTGAAGCCGGTTGTTTAGCAAACTATCCCAATCAATATCTTTAAACCACTTATGATTCTTATAATCAAGAGCCCCGTCCTTGAGGTTTCCATAGCGCTTAGTTATATCCACCTGCAGTATATGTGAGAGAATATCTTTTAGATCGGGCGTAAAGTGGCTAGGACACCGGTATTTACCAGCTACAATCTTCTCATAAATCCTCATAGGATCCGACGCGTAGAACGGCGGGTAACCAGCACTCATTTCAAACAGTAAAATTCCGAGGGACCACCAATCAACTGACAAACCATATCCTTTACTTAGAATTACCTCTGGTGCGAGGTACTCCGGCGTCCCGCAAAGAGTCCATGTTCTTCCCCGTACGAGCTTGCAAAATCCGAAAtcagttattttaatatacccTGTTCGTTCGATGAGGATGTTTTCTGGTTTCAAATCACGATAAACTAGTTCGCAAGAGTGCAAATACTCTAAAGCTAACACCACCTGGGCGCCGTAAAATTTGGAGGTTGATTCGTCGAACTTACCCAATTTGCGTAAGTGGGAGAACATCTCGCCTCCAGCAACGAACGGTAGTACATAGTAAAGATAAACATTGTCTTTGaagaaatatttcatatatactACAAATGGAAAGTTGAGTGCGCACAGAATCTTCTTTTCATAGTAGCTATGTTCAATTTGTTTCATCTTgaaaattttttccttttccaTAACCTTCATTGCGTAGTATTTACCCGTTTTGGTATATTTCGAGAGATATACCACGCCGAAAGCACCGGTGcctaaaacttttattttttcaaaatcaCCTAAACTTGCGTTGCATTCAATTTTTTCGTTCCACGAgtctataaaattatgttgtaGTTTTCGAAGATACTGCTTGTACTGCTCTTGGCGAGCCTGCGAGTATCCTTCAGGATGCGGCGAATAAATATGTCTTTTGGCATCATCTGCCATTTTTTCTATTTCCTCAATTGAAATCAGTTTGAACAATTCTTTTTAAGTTAGTGAGATTAATTTGGATagactttttctttttatttatgacataATCAGGACATAGTTCAACTTCAAACAACCTTCAATCgactgtgtttttttttattctaaagaCGACTACTCACATTGGTAACTGACATTAACACATATGAATTGAATATTCAATATATGTTCGagagttatttatatttatttaaatgattatatattttaagtaaaatcaaTATTGTTTCTATAAAGAGATAAATTACTTCATTTCTCTGTTCAAATTTGTATCATCTGTGTCATCACCAATAAATTGCCAATGTCTATTGACAGCGACACAatgatttatatgtatttatattttgatgattttagcttttcgtaaatattgttattaattatgtagGTATAGTAAAACTATTTTGAGTATGCAAGGTCGCAATACATACTGTCCCGGATATACAGAACAAAACCACAAGGACCACCTAAGATACTTAGATATGTTGCGTGAAGAATTTATAAAGAGATACGAAGACCCACCCGCTCACGAAAAGAACAGTGATGATTTTGATAACGTTAAAGCTATTGGAAACGGAGCTTATGGTGAAGTTTTCTTAGTTCGAGATAAAGGAACGTTTACATACCATGCGATGAAAGTAGTAGATAAGAAAGTTGTAGTTGAAAGGAGGCACGTGAAACATTTAGTActggaaaagaaaatattagatAGCGTTCATTTTCCCTTCGTTATATCATTGGATGCTGCATTCAAAGATAATGTCTacctttattttatacttccCTATATTGCTGGTGGAGAACTTTTTACATATATCCAAAAATATGGTGGATTTTCTGAAGTTCTGGCAAAATTCTATGCCAGCCAAGTGACTCTAGCCTTGGAATATATGCATCATTGTGGTATTGTACACAGGGATATTAAGCCTGAAAATATTCTAGTAGACACTAATGGTTATATTAAGTTATGTGACTACGGATTCtgcaaagtattaaaaaagaaaacttggACTTTATGTGGCACTCCCGAATATTTGGCTCCAGAAGTCATATTGTCCAAAGGATATTCATACGGTGTTGACTGGTGGGCTCTCGGTGTATTAGTTTTTGAGATGGGTTCTGGTCATCCACCATTTTTTGCCTCAGAACCAAGTAagttatatgaaaaaatattagaaggTCAATTTAAATGTCCAGACTGTTTAGCGTCAGACtgtaaaaacttaataaaaggTTTATTGCAAGTAGATCCCACGAAAAGATTAGGTGGCCTTAAGAATGGGGTGTTTGACATTAAAAACCATCCATGGTTTTTCGACATCTGCTGGCAGTCGATACTTCACCAAAGATTACCGGCGCCATTCGTTCCGATATGTCCTTCGCCGGGTGACACGAGCAACTTTCCTGAAATGgaacatacaaaattaaaaagatgCTCCAAATGTTTATATGAAAAAGAGTTTGAAGACTTCTAATAAAATTTGCGTTaagtaaaactatttatttgtagTATTACTTGTCTTTGTATACGGAATGGAATGAACATTAtggatttataaaattaatattctgtATACAATGGAACATAATGACACAATACGGTAGCATCAATTTAAAATCTGTCACGGGATATGTCACCCGCAATCTGAAAGATTTATGACACTGTTAATTTgcatatttgtaatttataggAAAGAGTAAACACAATACTTCACATACAgcattttattgatatgaatATGTTGCGTCGTATTCCTATGAGCATAAAGCGATGATATTTGCCCAACAAGAAGATAAAGTCGTTCCATTTAGTCATGAACATCAGTACAGTcataaaagatatttagacCTATTAAAGCAAGATTTTTTGCAACGTTACGCAAATCCACCAGTGCGAGAGCTTAAGACTGTGGATGATTTTGATACAGTTGCAACATTAGGTTTTGGTTCATTTGGTACCGTTCTATTAGTTCGTGATAAATCCACTTTTGAGTATTACGCAATGAAGGCTTTAGAGAAGGCTAACgtaattaagaagaagaacgTAAAGCAGCTGTTACAGGAAAAGAAGATATTAGAAAGTGTCTCGTTTCCGTTCGTTCTTAATTTAGAGAATAGTTTCAAGGACAACGTGTACGTCTTTCTCATAACGCCCCATTTAGCTGGCGGGGAGATGTTCAGTATATTAAAGAAGCTGGGTAATTTATCGGAACCCTTATCACAATTTTATGCTGCACAAATGGTGCTAGCGTTAGAGTATTTACATCACTGCAGTATAGTACACAGGGATATTAAGCCTgagaatatatttctaaatgaATCGGGTTATATTACGCTAGGTGATTTTGGTTTCTGCAAAATAATACGTAGTAGAACTTGGACAATTTGTGGTACGCCCGAATATATTGCTCCcgaaataattttatcgaAAGGTTATACCTTCTCCGTCGATTGGTGGTCTTTAGGTATACTTATATATGAAATGATCGCTGGCTATCCGCCATTTTATAGCTCAGATACGATGAAAATGTACGAGAAAATCTTGGGTGGTTCGTTCAAGACACCCGAATGTATGACCCCTACTTGCAAGTCATTAGTGAAGAGTCTTTTGGATGTTGATCCAATGAAGCGTTACGGGTCTTTGAAAGCTGGTGTGTACGATATAAAAAAGCATGCCTGGTTTATCGATATTGATTGGCATACAGTGCTTCATCAGAAAATGTTTCCACCGTTCATTCCGgtgaaaaaaaactttagtgATTCAGGCTTGAGTGACGTTAAGCTTAAGAAAGCGCCTGAGTGCTTATTTGCGAgagaattttcaaatttttaagtttattattgtattttacattatacgTATAATATACACATTAATTTTTGACCTTGTATTACTTATTAGGTTTAAGGATTTATGTGTGTCATAGaatatagacatagacattacatttattactaacaaaaacacacacacatgaacacacaaaataacaataatcaaagaaaaaaagaaaatgagagttacaataaaaaccttttcccattcggttcgtttcaagtgtgtaatgtgtgtgttcTGTGggtgtaattggccctggatcagcattatgctgaggagcagaatgttccacagcgctggtcattctgccagagaccacagctaGGTTACTaggacatattttaattactcctgtaaatcttaataataaaataatatgtaggcagtgttggcttactggcttcagcgtacgactctcatccctgaggtcgtaggttcgatccctggctgtgcgccaatggactttttatgTGCtcgtttaacattcgctcaaacggtaaACGAATACGTGAGGTAAAGGCTTGCAtaagactcaaaaagtcgacgacgtgggtcaggcataggaggctgatcacctacttagattggcaaattatcataaaatatattataccgAAATCTGACGtccagatctaaaaaggttgtagcgccactgatttatttattttaaaatatacatcgTCGAAAATGAATAggtatttttatcaattacttttaataaattccgTCCAATACATTCTACACTATTGATGTTGAAATATCCCAGATCTTCTTACGTATACCTTCAAGGATAAAGCAAttccatatatttttactCACTAGGTATTTCGGGCGTTGGAATATCCAGCTGAGATGGCGAAACAAGAGTATCTAAGAGACCGTTTGCTCACGCAACGGTGGAATTTGATACGAGCAGTGTcagattacaattttaatggcACTGAAGTTGTGAGCATGGAGAAATTGCTCAGCGACCAGCTATCTATCTATGAAAAAGTACGTACAAATTTGTCGTTTTCCTCCAAAATTGTGTACTTTTCAGGATCGTTaacacttataaataaataaagacgtgtgtgtacttatgtacgagtacacgcgttagaagttatacttctttggcgtaacaagataaaaaaaatatatttcgccttattctacgtttgtagaaaaaacgacacaaacaatagaaaaaaggtattcaATACATTgaattataacgcattatctagttaaataaagtttatttaaatatcacaaaaaaatatttttacataattaatggacattttttattttaaaatgtttactatgctaacttcagggtgtcgatttttgtgacggtgtgcgcgtgcatcgtaaaaaattactctaataatttttccctaacgcgctatagaagtataacttcgaAAATATCCTATATTCGAGTACAGTATAGTATATAAGATAACATCAAGTtcatgttattatatttatttatttacacttagttaaatttattgaaaaacaaataacatgtaaatatgtattacatacAAATGATAAGGGATGCCTTATCATTAGCAATCTCTGCCAGGTaaccctagtaaggaaaaacACTAGATACATATCTACGAAGTTTCAACGTTAATCTAACAGGTTTTAGAAGAAGCTTCGGGCAGTGGCCTGTCGTtggaaattgaaaataatttcccACCTTTAGAAGAGAAATGGAGTATTCTTCAAGCTGTTTTCTTTGCCTCCACTGTTCTCACTACAATAGGTGTGTAATACATGTAAGCATattgtaattatgttattaatctCTATATTTAAGCTGTAAGGATCGAACTATAAACCTGTCAGCCGCGGTATTCTGCTACTCCTAATAGCGACGTTGAGTTGACGATTCCAACTACTTATTGAGAGAAATACATCGTGTATAGAAATTTCGacatcaaactcaaaataactatattcatataggtacatttatgaacgtcagaaaagaagttaaattaattctaaagttacatttactaccagttcgcaagtcaagggcgtagagcgggcatcgccaatcgccaagttttgagtcatacaaattgtttgaactggagcaaatcaatcccaaggattaggatcatttaaataatcgtcaaatttataaatagctcaatagctttatttaataattctctaatttcgcttgggagtttgttgtaaaatgaatacaatttccatataaggagtatCTTCTGGAGCCGCTTAGATTAGTTCTGTTCCGACTTATACAGATGAAAGTCATCATTTCGTCGCTGCGCGTGCAATACCGCGGAAGAGCACTTTGTTAATACCGCGTAACAGCAAAAGGAACAAAATTGAGATATCGCGCCAATAGATCCTTAATGCAGATTGGCTTAAACTAGCTCTCACGCAATTTGAATTAGCCAATGGGAAACCTCTTTTTTGGCATCGTAGCAATACAGCGGAACAGTAGTATCCCTGAAGTTGGCTTCAAGTCCGCGTATTTACCCAAACGGTGAAGAAATTATGATATTACCCTCACAATACGCCACGATCACGAAGGAAGCGAGAAAAGTACCAAGTCATTACGAAGTTATTACATctgattatacattttttaaagactTCGGTCTTAAAGAATGCTTGATTTATGACTCAATAAGACCTGGTCGTGGGGCGGGTGATCACTGTGTCGTTGAAATAAAAGCACTCAGATATAATCCAAGTGGCACAATAGACTATAAGCTCCGCTTTGCAGATGATTTTATTCCTTTACCAAGACGGCCAAAGAAAATAGTTCCGATTGACAGTGTGCCTTCACTTTATGAATCTAGACAGCCAATATCCAAGACCAAGTATGATCACTTACAGGAGCTTAAGAGTGTCATACCTAAAGACTGtcatagtttttataataacttaccttataaataatgttcttATTGTGATTGAGAGGCTCAAtgctttaattataattatttaaatgagagtttaaattattaaaattattatgttttgttatgtttatttgctatttaatgtttttgtttgcTAAATTGTACTCAATAAGTATGAGtacttttgaataatttagttGATTGTGAAAACAATTCCTATTTTTCACAGTCAACTAAATTATTCAAAGCACTAGGGTTGTAACTGTACCTACAGTATTCAAtgattaaaaactaattttacttATTCTGTATTCGCACAAAGCATTTAACAAAGATtacgttaaaatattttctgtgATTTTAGAGGAACCTAGGAGACTGATCTCTAAGAAAACTACTTTTTTAGTAAGTTAAAGAGATGAACTCACAACGTCTtacttaatacaaaatttaatacctAACTTCGTTAATTCTCTTGAGATTAGAAGTTCAAATCTTAAACTTaccaataaaaaagtttttttatatacgtaaTGTTAAGTATAGATGAATGTTGATAgagaatagtaaaaaaaaaattatagtttcCCTGTAGGTACTTCTTTTAAAacgtttataaaaagttttttctgtGTATTACTAAGTAAAAGATGTGAACTccttatgaaaataaaaatctattccTCGTCCAactaatgaataaaatattaattttctacagattagaagtttttttttataagaagcTCACATCTTATACTTAgcaaaaataagttttctttataatgttgattattaataatagaaagatattgtttttctgaaaattttttgctttttatcacaattaataatgttttctaataataaaaaaaaatttcaaacccGCGTACTTACTGATACTATACTACTTTTTCTATCAATTGTTGCAACAAAACCGCGTAAGTGATTTTACAGGGAATTTACGGaagttacaaataaatttacattattactcCATAAAGTAAGCCCCAAACTAGTAGTGATAGAGTTCAGTCAGCAAAATGTAGTTAAATGACTGagatatttagttttttcttcttcCTGTAAAATCGCAAAAACGCAGATACGCGGTTTTTACAAAGTGCTCTTCCGCGGTATTGCACGCGCAGCGacgatttgttttaaaatcgtttatatttttttgtacatacgacaaggcttcaagaatatattgaccagctGACCATTAGTCGTATTGGAAGTTACTGAGTACTAACACAATGAAAACCACGCATAAACAAATTGATAAAACCTTTTTGGTGATTATAAGGCGTTGTCATACTAATTAGAAAGAACATTACTTTTTCTAATACGGCCATAGTATGGTTGGTGTTTAAAGGATAAACTTTAAGATTGCAATTCACTAACACGTAAAAGGccacaatttaattttctaatcCTTATAAAGGGACAATTT
Proteins encoded:
- the LOC125061431 gene encoding cAMP-dependent protein kinase catalytic subunit alpha-like; protein product: MADDAKRHIYSPHPEGYSQARQEQYKQYLRKLQHNFIDSWNEKIECNASLGDFEKIKVLGTGAFGVVYLSKYTKTGKYYAMKVMEKEKIFKMKQIEHSYYEKKILCALNFPFVVYMKYFFKDNVYLYYVLPFVAGGEMFSHLRKLGKFDESTSKFYGAQVVLALEYLHSCELVYRDLKPENILIERTGYIKITDFGFCKLVRGRTWTLCGTPEYLAPEVILSKGYGLSVDWWSLGILLFEMSAGYPPFYASDPMRIYEKIVAGKYRCPSHFTPDLKDILSHILQVDITKRYGNLKDGALDYKNHKWFKDIDWDSLLNNRLQAPFVPKIRSPGDTSYFENYDDEKVKESPVCLYEEEFADF
- the LOC125061433 gene encoding cAMP-dependent protein kinase catalytic subunit alpha-like; its protein translation is MQGRNTYCPGYTEQNHKDHLRYLDMLREEFIKRYEDPPAHEKNSDDFDNVKAIGNGAYGEVFLVRDKGTFTYHAMKVVDKKVVVERRHVKHLVLEKKILDSVHFPFVISLDAAFKDNVYLYFILPYIAGGELFTYIQKYGGFSEVLAKFYASQVTLALEYMHHCGIVHRDIKPENILVDTNGYIKLCDYGFCKVLKKKTWTLCGTPEYLAPEVILSKGYSYGVDWWALGVLVFEMGSGHPPFFASEPSKLYEKILEGQFKCPDCLASDCKNLIKGLLQVDPTKRLGGLKNGVFDIKNHPWFFDICWQSILHQRLPAPFVPICPSPGDTSNFPEMEHTKLKRCSKCLYEKEFEDF
- the LOC125061434 gene encoding cAMP-dependent protein kinase catalytic subunit beta-like, which encodes MIFAQQEDKVVPFSHEHQYSHKRYLDLLKQDFLQRYANPPVRELKTVDDFDTVATLGFGSFGTVLLVRDKSTFEYYAMKALEKANVIKKKNVKQLLQEKKILESVSFPFVLNLENSFKDNVYVFLITPHLAGGEMFSILKKLGNLSEPLSQFYAAQMVLALEYLHHCSIVHRDIKPENIFLNESGYITLGDFGFCKIIRSRTWTICGTPEYIAPEIILSKGYTFSVDWWSLGILIYEMIAGYPPFYSSDTMKMYEKILGGSFKTPECMTPTCKSLVKSLLDVDPMKRYGSLKAGVYDIKKHAWFIDIDWHTVLHQKMFPPFIPVKKNFSDSGLSDVKLKKAPECLFAREFSNF